Part of the Chloroflexota bacterium genome, AGATAGGCCGGGCACGTGCCATCAGGCGTGTGTCCGGTACCGTCTCATAGCGCGTGCCGTCCACGTCGTAGGCGACGCAAATCTTGAGCGTGGGCATTTGATCGAGCACGTCGATCTTGGTGACGGCAATCGACGAAAAGCCGCAGAGTTCGGCGGCGTAGCGCACGGCGACGGCATCGAACCAGCCGCAGCGGCGGGGCCGGCCCGTGGTAGCGCCGTACTCCTCACCGATTTCCCGCAGAGTCTCGCCCATTTCGCCGTCAAGATCGGTCGGCACCGGGCCTTCGCCCACCGCCGTGGTGTAGGCTTTGACCACCCCAATGATGTTGCCGATCCGATGCGGCGGCACTCCGGCGCCGGTGGCGCTGCCGCCGGCTATGGGAGACGATGACGTTACATAGGGGTATATCCCCCAATCGATGTCGCGCAATGCGCCAAGCTGGCCTTCCAGGAGGATCGTCCTATCCTCTCGCAACGCCTGCTGCACCAAGGGATGCGTATTCTTGATGTACGGGCCGAGTTGCTTGCCCCAGGCGAGGGCCTGCTCCAGCACGTCGGCGTAGGCGAGCGGCTCGTGGTCGTAAATGCGCGTGAGAAGGCTATTCTTCGCCTCCAAGACGTGGCGCAAGTATTCGCGCAAGTGTGCCGCGTCGGTCAGGTCGCCCATGCGCAGCCCGATACGTGCCGCCTTGTCGGTATAGCAGGGGCCGATGCCGCGCTTGGTCGTGCCCTGCGCGTTCTTGCCGCGCGCTTCTTCCTCAAGGCCGTCGAAGAGCACATGATAGGGCATCACCACCTGCGCCCGCTCCGATATGTGCACGTGGCTGGGAATTGTATCCAGCCCCGCGTCATTCAGCATCTTCATTTCCGCTAGGAATGACTGCGGATTGATTGCCATGCCTGTGCCGAGCACATTGTGCACATGCGGGTAGAATACTCCGCATGGAAAGAGATGCAACGCAAACTTGCCATGGCTGTTTACAACCGTATGACCTGCATTATCCCCACCCTGGTATCGAACTACCATGTGGGCCTGCGAGGCCAGGAAATCCACCACGTGCCCCTTGCCCTCATCACCCCATTGGGCTCCAACCACGGCTGTAACTGGCATGGATGCCTCCCTCAACACAAGCTAAACCAAGCCGTTCGTTTAGCAGAAAGACCGAACCCCGGCATCACCGGCGTGATGCGCCATTCCTTATGGTACCCTATGCCCGCGTGCCGGACAAACCACCCGTCTTGACAGGGAGACTCGCCATGTAGCGCGGGCAAAGACTAACGTCCGCGCCTATTTCTCCCGCTTTCCGCGACATCGCCGGCAGCGGCTGTGGCGCCAACGAGCAACAATACCGCAATCAGCAGGAACGCGCCGAGCGCCATCACGGGGATGGAAACGAACCCAAACTCGCGCAACCACATAACGTTGCAGGGCGCATCCGCGCTGCAGCTTGTCGACTGTTGCAAGCTGGGCACACGCTGCAAAAGCGCATGATAGAAGGCAAGACCCGCGCCGATGCCTGCCAACGGCAGCGCATACCAGCGCACGTCGCGATCGTCGCGGATCGCGCCGATGCCAAGGACCACTACCAACGGGTACATAGCGATGCGTTGCAGCCAACAGAGCGTGCAGGGCGGATAGTGAGCAATCTCAGAGAGGTAGAGACTGCCCAGGGTTGCGACAAGCGCCGCCACCCATGCCAGACCAAGCGCAGAGTCCCGGCCGTGCGCCCAGACGCGTCCCAGCGGGGTCGTGCGTGCGGGAACTGCGGCTGACACTACACGCTGCCACACTCCTGCGACTATGATTACGGGTATCGCCCCGAATGCGATCAGGGTGAGCGTTGCAAGGGCTTGAGGCACGGACCACATAGGGTATGTCACTCCCCAATTCTTCTGAATAGCACCGAATTAGCAACCGTACACCGCTGTCTGCGGCGCTAAATCCATTGGAAACCCAGACTCGCGCGCGCTGTCAGGTCGCCGCAGTGGCTCGCTGCTCGACGGCATTGTACGTCAAGCGGCCTACCGGCGGCAGTGGATCACCGATCAGCGGCCGGGCATACGCGTGGAATGCTTCAGTCGGCATATTACCGTCCCTGTTCATGTAGGCCCGCGGCATGAGATTCTCGGCGTTGGCCACTGCTCCCAATGGCGCCGTACCGGTCGTGGACTGGTAGGGGTCGTCGCCGGTTCGTTCCAAAGTAATCATGACGCCGCCGGCGCCGCCCACGGCTTCCCGCACGGCCGCTTGCCCGACCATATAGGCCTCCTCACGGTCTACTGTGGAGGCAGTGACCATTGACGACCGCTGCAAAGTGCCTGGACGGTTCGCCCGCGCTTTGATACCCAACCGTTCGCGCACCTGCCGTGCCAGGTAGTTGCCACATCCGGCGACTATGATATGACCGAAGGAATCAGAGTTCACGGTAGCCTCCGAAAGTCCGACAATGTCGCCATCCGCCGTAGTGAGCATCTCGGCAACCGCCACCGTGCAAAAGCCGAATTTGACGAAAGTCCGGGAAACATCATCCAGAAAGCGGTCTTCGCTGAACGGTATCTCCGGTACATACACCAGGTGCGGCGGGTCGATGGGGCTCTCTTTGCCCAAGCAACTTGCGGCAGTGAGCCAACCGGCATGACGGCCCATGCTTTCGTAAATTGCAACTCTGTCGTATCCCGCCATTGCTTCCACGTCTCGGCCCATGTCGCGCACCGACAAGGCGCAGAAACGGGCGGCGCTGCCGTAGCCGGGGCAGTGATCGGTGTACATGAGGTCGTTGTCTATGGTCTTCGGGACGCCAATCACGCGCAATTCATAGCCCTCACGCTCCGCCAGATCGGCGATGCGCTGGCTGGTGTCCATGGAGTCGTTGCCGCCG contains:
- a CDS encoding adenylosuccinate synthase, translated to MPVTAVVGAQWGDEGKGHVVDFLASQAHMVVRYQGGDNAGHTVVNSHGKFALHLFPCGVFYPHVHNVLGTGMAINPQSFLAEMKMLNDAGLDTIPSHVHISERAQVVMPYHVLFDGLEEEARGKNAQGTTKRGIGPCYTDKAARIGLRMGDLTDAAHLREYLRHVLEAKNSLLTRIYDHEPLAYADVLEQALAWGKQLGPYIKNTHPLVQQALREDRTILLEGQLGALRDIDWGIYPYVTSSSPIAGGSATGAGVPPHRIGNIIGVVKAYTTAVGEGPVPTDLDGEMGETLREIGEEYGATTGRPRRCGWFDAVAVRYAAELCGFSSIAVTKIDVLDQMPTLKICVAYDVDGTRYETVPDTRLMARARPIYEELPGWQQPTTSARAWHDLPPNAQAYLERISELTGAPICMVGVGPHRDDTLIVDLQHYEVA
- a CDS encoding disulfide oxidoreductase, which gives rise to MGRVWAHGRDSALGLAWVAALVATLGSLYLSEIAHYPPCTLCWLQRIAMYPLVVVLGIGAIRDDRDVRWYALPLAGIGAGLAFYHALLQRVPSLQQSTSCSADAPCNVMWLREFGFVSIPVMALGAFLLIAVLLLVGATAAAGDVAESGRNRRGR
- a CDS encoding 6-phosphofructokinase — protein: MPDTLRGNLAVGQSGGPTAVINASLVGVLHEASKHSAIENVYGLRHGVEGLLKEDLMDLGGASDELLERIKRTPAAALGSCRRKLRPDDYVRILEVFRAQNIRYFLYNGGNDSMDTSQRIADLAEREGYELRVIGVPKTIDNDLMYTDHCPGYGSAARFCALSVRDMGRDVEAMAGYDRVAIYESMGRHAGWLTAASCLGKESPIDPPHLVYVPEIPFSEDRFLDDVSRTFVKFGFCTVAVAEMLTTADGDIVGLSEATVNSDSFGHIIVAGCGNYLARQVRERLGIKARANRPGTLQRSSMVTASTVDREEAYMVGQAAVREAVGGAGGVMITLERTGDDPYQSTTGTAPLGAVANAENLMPRAYMNRDGNMPTEAFHAYARPLIGDPLPPVGRLTYNAVEQRATAAT